From a single Brassica oleracea var. oleracea cultivar TO1000 chromosome C5, BOL, whole genome shotgun sequence genomic region:
- the LOC106294251 gene encoding ABC transporter F family member 4 has product MPRSLKKSVKLSLRHVRIRSSTSSFKPGSRSIERDQRIEFLGGDNGVREDENDGDSSSEYEEFEEEEGVEGEGEIEIEEEEQDDDGKSVVSGGKTEREEEIIEVEAVEAAKEEITEAGNRVMVVVDKVVASTGALEWALKHTLQSHDYLFLLYFSKPFRKGKKKNRKREVKTDELVHTLKKLCQTKRPGIEVEIRRLEGKEKEKGEKIVAEAKEQQVTLLVVGEEKKPPVWRLVKCWGWKKRRSRAGVLKYCLEKASCMTIAVKPKNRKLGGYLITTKRHKNFWLLA; this is encoded by the exons ATGCCTAGATCGCTAAAGAAATCAGTAAAGTTGAGTTTAAGACATGTAAGGATCCGTTCATCAACATCCAGTTTCAAACCTGGTTCTCGTTCCATAGAGAGGGACCAAAGAATCGAGTTTCTTGGAGGAGACAATGGCGTTAGAGAAGACGAAAACGATGGTGACAGTAGTAGCGAGTATGAAGAATTTGAAGAGGAGGAAGGTGTAGAAGGAGAAGGAGAAATAGAAATAGAAGAAGAGGAACAAGATGATGATGGAAAAAGCGTTGTAAGCGGTGGCAAAACTGAACGTGAAGAAGAGATAATAGAAGTGGAAGCGGTGGAAGCAGCAAAGGAGGAGATCACTGAGGCAGGGAATAGAGTGATGGTGGTGGTGGATAAAGTGGTTGCTTCAACTGGTGCTCTTGAATGGGCTTTGAAGCACACATTACAATCACATGACTATCTTTTCCTCTTATATTTCTCCAAACCCTTTAGAAAAG GCAAGAAGAAGAATCGGAAACGTGAAGTAAAGACCGATGAACTCGTCCACACTTTAAAGAAACTCTGCCAAACAAAGCGACCAGGG ATAGAGGTAGAGATAAGGAGACTAGAAGGAAAAGAGAAAGAGAAAGGAGAGAAGATAGTGGCAGAAGCTAAAGAACAACAAGTGACTCTCTTAGTGGTTGGAGAAGAGAAGAAACCGCCGGTTTGGAGACTAGTGAAGTGTTGGGGATGGAAGAAACGACGTAGCCGAGCTGGAGTTCTCAAGTATTGCTTAGAGAAGGCTTCATGTATGACCATTGCTGTTAAACCAAAGAACCGTAAGCTTGGTGGTTACTTGATCACTACCAAACGTCACAAGAACTTTTGGCTTTTGGCTTGA
- the LOC106293932 gene encoding uncharacterized protein LOC106293932, whose translation MGNYVSCALSKTTSSNSSSSSPAAKVILPDGEVRDINVPTKAAELMMEMPSHFLVDVKSLKIGRKLIPLAADDDLDVGGCHVYVAFPMTRVASAANASDMARIFMAGKKRLRSCDNRKVSPEEEEDENARLVKGTKLNLEDIEDFSAVEFMHRISVSKSKKPELETIVEENVSL comes from the coding sequence ATGGGCAACTACGTTTCATGCGCTCTAAGCAAAACGACTTCATCTAATTCATCATCATCATCACCGGCGGCTAAAGTGATTCTCCCGGACGGTGAAGTACGTGACATCAACGTACCAACAAAAGCAGCCGAGCTCATGATGGAGATGCCAAGCCATTTTCTCGTTGACGTCAAGTCCTTAAAAATAGGTCGTAAACTCATCCCTCTCGCAGCCGACGACGACCTAGACGTTGGAGGCTGCCATGTATACGTCGCGTTCCCCATGACGCGTGTGGCTTCCGCAGCCAATGCATCCGACATGGCTCGGATCTTCATGGCCGGCAAGAAACGTTTGAGAAGCTGTGACAATAGGAAAGTGTCTCCAGAGGAGGAGGAAGATGAAAACGCGAGGTTGGTTAAGGGAACGAAGCTGAATCTTGAAGATATAGAAGATTTCTCGGCGGTGGAGTTTATGCATAGGATCTCTGTTTCCAAATCTAAGAAGCCAGAGTTGGAGACAATTGTCGAAGAAAACGTGTCGTTGTAA